In Leifsonia sp. AK011, the genomic stretch GCAACGGCCGCCGAGCGCGAGACCCTCGAGGAGGCCGGAGTCGTGGCGAGGGCCACCGCGGTCACCTGGATCCACGTCATCCCGCCGATCACTTACTCCAACGGGGATGTCTCGCAGTACGTCGACATCACCTTCCGCTGCGATTTCGTCTCGGGTGACCCGTGGCCCGCCGACGGTGAGAACACGGATGCGGCGTGGTTCGAGCTCGACGCCCTGCCCGACATGGAACCCGACATGCTCGAGCGCATCCGAACCGCGGTCGAGTTCGACGGGATCACCCACTTCGAGCGCTGAGCGGCCCACCAACCCCCGCGAAAAGCCACTTATTGCGGATTTGACGGGCGGATGCCACGACAAGTGGCTTTTCGCGGGGGTTGGGGTACCGCAACACGCCCG encodes the following:
- a CDS encoding NUDIX domain-containing protein is translated as MATPDFVLALRAKIGNDPLWLMGVSSVVLRGTQVLLVKRADNGAWTPVTGIVDPAEEPATAAERETLEEAGVVARATAVTWIHVIPPITYSNGDVSQYVDITFRCDFVSGDPWPADGENTDAAWFELDALPDMEPDMLERIRTAVEFDGITHFER